Proteins co-encoded in one Desulfobulbaceae bacterium genomic window:
- a CDS encoding cysteine--tRNA ligase, with the protein MKRKTILDYIGGTPIVPINRLNPYPGVIIYAKIESFNPAGSVKERIALSMIEAAEASGELTPDKIVLEATSGNTGIGLAMVCAVKGYKCQLIMPESASIERRKIMIGFGAEILLTPAKKSTDGAIEQAYALARQFPDRYFLTDQFNNEANWQAHYNTTGPEIWEQTEGTVTDVVATLGTTGTVMGLCRYFSEHHPEVRVTAMEPFLNHKIQGLKNMKESYCPGIFDKNKPFQIINVPDEDAFAAARLLARKEGLFVGMSSGAAMCAALTRAKELKEGIIVVIFPDGGEKYLSTALYSQEVSCPEKSTAVKFYNTSSRKKEVFTPQNENNVTFYACGPTAYEYADLGHCRRFVFADLVQRVLMTKGYQVKFYMNFTDLDDNTINGAAASGQSLSQYTQYFIDQHLQDLDQLGVKPATAYPKASDHVEAMIDLTTQLIKKGYAYEKHGSVYFDISKFSGYGKLSRVDLGKIQVGKTVDLDDYTKDNPVDFTLLKRSTLSELKKGIFFETEFGNVRPGWHIECAAMTLHYLGETMDIHTSSCNLIFPHHENENAIAEAITGKPLARYWLHSEMVLVDGKKMSKDKGNTITFRDLLSQGYTAREVRFFLLGTHYRKVIDFSTKRLDSAKKNLKRLDEFTRKLICLPLGLPHPQVATYLTILEETFFGALEDDLNISRAMAALFDFIKKMNPVLALGQLDQDQKKYIFETLGRINEIINVLRLKECPLTPEIDKLIMERERARKDKDWVKADGVRDELERQGIAVVDTVKGPVWNEVDPRRG; encoded by the coding sequence ATGAAAAGAAAAACAATTCTTGATTATATCGGAGGGACACCGATTGTCCCTATTAACCGTCTTAACCCCTATCCTGGCGTAATCATTTATGCCAAGATTGAGTCGTTTAATCCTGCCGGTTCAGTTAAGGAGCGCATTGCCTTGTCTATGATCGAGGCGGCTGAGGCCTCAGGAGAGTTGACTCCGGACAAGATTGTCCTTGAGGCTACCAGCGGCAATACCGGCATTGGTTTGGCCATGGTCTGTGCGGTTAAGGGATATAAGTGTCAACTCATTATGCCTGAGTCTGCCAGCATTGAGCGACGGAAGATTATGATCGGTTTTGGCGCTGAGATTCTTCTTACTCCTGCCAAGAAATCTACTGATGGCGCGATCGAACAGGCCTACGCCTTGGCTCGCCAATTTCCAGATCGTTATTTTCTTACCGACCAGTTCAATAACGAAGCTAACTGGCAAGCTCACTATAACACCACTGGCCCGGAAATATGGGAACAGACCGAAGGGACAGTCACTGATGTGGTTGCAACGTTGGGTACGACCGGCACTGTTATGGGGCTTTGCCGTTATTTTTCAGAGCATCATCCCGAAGTACGGGTAACCGCTATGGAGCCTTTTTTAAATCATAAGATCCAGGGTCTTAAGAATATGAAGGAGTCGTATTGCCCAGGGATATTTGATAAGAATAAGCCCTTTCAGATAATTAATGTCCCAGACGAAGATGCCTTCGCTGCGGCCAGACTCCTGGCTCGGAAGGAAGGGCTTTTTGTGGGGATGAGTTCTGGGGCAGCCATGTGTGCGGCCCTTACTCGCGCCAAAGAGCTTAAAGAGGGGATAATTGTGGTCATTTTCCCCGATGGCGGGGAAAAATATTTATCAACAGCTTTGTACTCCCAAGAAGTTTCATGTCCCGAGAAGTCGACCGCTGTAAAATTCTATAATACCTCATCTCGGAAGAAGGAGGTATTTACTCCCCAAAATGAGAATAATGTGACTTTCTATGCGTGTGGTCCTACCGCGTATGAATATGCTGATCTGGGTCATTGTCGCCGCTTTGTCTTTGCTGACCTAGTGCAACGTGTGTTGATGACCAAGGGGTATCAGGTCAAGTTTTATATGAATTTCACTGATCTTGATGATAACACGATCAATGGCGCTGCCGCTAGCGGTCAATCCCTTTCTCAATACACCCAGTATTTTATCGATCAGCACCTTCAAGACCTCGATCAGTTGGGAGTCAAACCGGCCACGGCCTATCCCAAGGCGTCAGATCATGTCGAAGCTATGATTGATCTCACCACCCAGTTGATAAAAAAAGGATATGCTTACGAAAAGCATGGTTCAGTCTATTTTGATATTTCAAAATTTTCAGGCTATGGAAAATTATCCAGGGTTGATCTGGGCAAGATTCAGGTGGGCAAGACGGTTGATCTTGATGATTATACCAAAGATAATCCTGTAGATTTCACTTTATTGAAACGCTCTACTCTCAGTGAGCTCAAGAAGGGTATTTTTTTTGAGACGGAATTTGGAAATGTCCGGCCCGGTTGGCATATTGAGTGCGCTGCCATGACTCTGCACTATCTAGGCGAGACCATGGACATTCATACTAGTAGTTGCAACCTGATTTTCCCTCATCATGAGAATGAAAATGCCATTGCTGAGGCCATTACTGGCAAGCCACTTGCCAGATATTGGCTCCATAGTGAGATGGTCTTGGTTGACGGCAAGAAGATGTCGAAAGACAAGGGGAACACCATCACCTTTAGAGATCTGCTCTCTCAGGGGTATACGGCTCGAGAGGTACGTTTCTTTCTATTAGGAACCCATTATCGTAAGGTCATCGATTTTTCAACTAAGCGGCTTGATTCCGCAAAAAAGAATTTGAAACGTCTTGATGAGTTTACCCGGAAGTTGATTTGTCTTCCTTTAGGTTTGCCACATCCTCAGGTTGCCACTTATTTGACAATCTTGGAGGAGACCTTTTTCGGGGCCCTTGAAGATGATCTCAATATTTCAAGAGCCATGGCAGCCCTCTTTGACTTTATAAAAAAAATGAATCCGGTTCTGGCCCTTGGCCAGTTGGATCAGGATCAAAAAAAATATATATTTGAGACCCTGGGCCGCATTAATGAAATTATCAATGTCCTTCGTCTTAAAGAATGTCCTTTGACGCCCGAGATTGATAAGTTGATCATGGAGCGAGAGCGTGCCAGGAAGGACAAGGACTGGGTCAAGGCTGACGGGGTTCGCGATGAGCTGGAGCGCCAGGGGATTGCTGTGGTCGATACTGTTAAGGGACCGGTTTGGAATGAAGTTGACCCCAGGCGAGGTTGA
- a CDS encoding menaquinol oxidoreductase: MLEKALVGNNKYWAWIFFLLGVISIGGLFYLYQYNYGLGATGMSRDVSWGIYIAQFTFMVGVAAGGVMLVLPYYIHDYKAFGKITILGEFMAIAAVAMCIMFITADLGQPMRIMNVILHPTPNSMLFWDMLVLNGYLFLNAICGWVILNAHNKGVPYPKWVKPFIYLSIPWAFSIHTVTAFLYCGLPGRHFWLTAILAPRFLASAFAAGPALLVLIAMLLKRVANFDAGEKAFQKLGTIITYAALANFFFLGLEFFVAYYSQLPGHMHTLDYLFWGHEEFDNLVLPMRFSLTIGLVATTMLLFPQIKKKEGMFALSCAMLFLSLWIDKGVGMVLGGFVPNPMGRITEYYPTVPEIGITLAVWAAGALILTILFKIAVTVAADDDH, translated from the coding sequence ATGTTAGAGAAGGCGCTAGTAGGAAATAATAAGTATTGGGCATGGATCTTCTTCTTACTTGGGGTGATAAGTATCGGAGGTCTCTTTTATCTGTATCAATATAACTATGGACTTGGTGCGACTGGTATGAGTCGTGACGTGTCCTGGGGTATTTACATCGCCCAATTCACCTTCATGGTTGGTGTGGCAGCAGGAGGCGTGATGTTGGTGCTGCCCTATTACATTCATGACTACAAGGCGTTTGGTAAGATCACCATTCTGGGTGAGTTTATGGCAATTGCAGCTGTTGCCATGTGCATCATGTTCATCACCGCAGACTTAGGTCAGCCGATGCGGATCATGAATGTTATTCTCCATCCGACACCTAACTCAATGTTGTTTTGGGATATGCTGGTGCTCAATGGGTATTTGTTCCTTAATGCCATCTGTGGATGGGTAATTTTGAACGCGCATAATAAAGGGGTTCCTTATCCCAAGTGGGTCAAGCCTTTTATCTATCTCTCCATCCCATGGGCATTCAGTATTCATACCGTAACGGCCTTTTTATATTGCGGTTTACCTGGCCGGCACTTCTGGCTTACCGCTATTCTTGCTCCCCGCTTTTTGGCATCGGCATTCGCGGCTGGTCCTGCCCTTCTGGTGTTAATTGCGATGTTATTGAAGAGGGTTGCGAACTTTGATGCGGGCGAGAAAGCATTTCAAAAACTTGGAACTATCATTACCTATGCTGCGCTTGCCAACTTCTTCTTTCTTGGCCTTGAATTCTTTGTAGCCTACTACAGCCAGCTCCCAGGGCATATGCATACTCTTGATTATCTGTTCTGGGGCCATGAGGAGTTTGATAATTTAGTTCTGCCGATGCGCTTCTCCCTGACGATTGGTCTTGTTGCGACCACAATGCTGCTCTTCCCTCAGATCAAGAAGAAAGAGGGCATGTTTGCCCTTAGCTGTGCGATGCTCTTTCTATCCTTGTGGATTGATAAGGGTGTGGGGATGGTTCTTGGCGGTTTTGTGCCGAATCCAATGGGTCGGATTACTGAGTACTATCCTACCGTTCCGGAAATTGGCATCACCTTGGCCGTCTGGGCTGCCGGGGCATTAATTCTCACTATTCTGTTCAAGATTGCCGTAACTGTGGCTGCCGACGACGATCATTAA
- a CDS encoding 4Fe-4S dicluster domain-containing protein has translation MDVKRRKFLKIAGLSAVAGLGVPSAFTNLLQGEALASSSGQGNPAEGHKPAGGHGGHGEESTGTQYGMVIDIKKFAEHQGLADRCINACHTEHNVPDFGNPKDEIKWIWTDDYAHGFTEHSQYKRNAGLNELPVLLTCNHCANPPCVRACPTQATFKNEVGVVVMDFHRCIGCRFCMAACPYGARSFNWRNPREKYANGNYKFYKNGVNPNYPTRMRGVVEKCNFCPERLAVGKLPACVEATGETKAMVFGNVNDPNSEIAKVLNSNFTIQRKPAAGTKPSVFYII, from the coding sequence ATGGATGTTAAACGTAGAAAATTTCTTAAAATCGCCGGCCTGTCTGCTGTGGCTGGGTTGGGCGTGCCATCAGCCTTTACTAATCTTCTTCAGGGTGAAGCGCTTGCTTCATCATCAGGACAGGGGAATCCGGCAGAGGGCCATAAGCCTGCAGGTGGCCATGGCGGTCACGGGGAAGAGTCAACAGGTACTCAATACGGGATGGTCATTGATATCAAGAAATTTGCCGAGCATCAGGGGTTGGCGGATCGGTGTATCAATGCCTGCCACACTGAGCATAATGTCCCTGATTTTGGTAATCCCAAGGATGAAATCAAGTGGATCTGGACTGATGATTATGCCCATGGGTTCACCGAGCACAGCCAGTACAAGCGCAATGCCGGACTTAATGAACTGCCGGTGTTGTTGACGTGTAACCATTGTGCAAACCCTCCATGCGTGCGTGCGTGTCCGACCCAGGCGACCTTTAAAAACGAGGTAGGCGTGGTGGTCATGGATTTCCATCGTTGTATTGGGTGTCGATTCTGTATGGCAGCTTGTCCTTATGGTGCGCGAAGCTTTAACTGGCGTAATCCGCGGGAAAAGTATGCCAATGGTAATTACAAGTTCTACAAGAACGGGGTCAATCCTAACTATCCTACTCGGATGCGTGGTGTTGTTGAGAAGTGTAATTTCTGCCCGGAGCGTTTGGCTGTTGGTAAACTTCCAGCGTGTGTTGAAGCAACGGGTGAGACCAAAGCCATGGTTTTTGGAAACGTCAATGACCCGAATTCAGAGATCGCCAAGGTCCTGAATTCTAACTTTACTATCCAGCGGAAACCGGCTGCCGGGACTAAACCTTCCGTGTTTTACATCATTTAA
- a CDS encoding cytochrome C: MYDQGKVVTGLAIFVIILTFPVWYNLGATQHVPKPELPKDVKKCVETSAFMRTSHMVLLNQWRDEVVRDENRKLVEVDGIQYTKSLQLGCMKCHPDRKKFCDECHTYTAVDPFCWDCHFQPKETK, from the coding sequence ATGTATGATCAAGGAAAAGTTGTAACTGGACTGGCGATCTTTGTGATTATTCTGACATTTCCAGTTTGGTACAATCTGGGTGCCACCCAGCATGTACCAAAGCCGGAATTGCCAAAGGATGTCAAGAAATGCGTCGAAACCAGCGCCTTTATGCGGACTTCACATATGGTCCTTCTTAATCAATGGCGGGACGAAGTAGTTCGCGATGAAAATCGAAAGTTGGTCGAGGTGGATGGGATACAGTATACGAAGAGCCTTCAGTTAGGTTGCATGAAGTGCCATCCTGATCGTAAAAAATTCTGTGATGAGTGCCATACCTATACCGCGGTTGACCCTTTTTGTTGGGATTGTCACTTCCAGCCTAAGGAGACAAAGTAA